In Colletotrichum destructivum chromosome 8, complete sequence, the following proteins share a genomic window:
- a CDS encoding Putative phytanoyl-CoA dioxygenase, protein MTVPSLLDRLNRDGFVVVSSILTEDQLTKLRDATQKATALARAGKWPNVRTLPKQFPPWPTATPEAPPQGIWGVQSMMHPDMPNSDIFVQTYFSDAVIEPTKQLLQCSDNDLVMELFNLLVRPDQDFELRWHRDDIPATATPEQELDRLNKPAYSAQWNLALYDDNSLIVVPGSHTRARTDLERNADPYEKEIPNQLLVELKAGDIVFYNNNILHRGAYVANKERMTLHGSAGHVKGSSLRARNVLQHGLKDWVDRVDLGALGERERARAKNMRRMLVEMGHEAGEVGYSLEG, encoded by the coding sequence AGACGGCTTTGTCGTCGTGTCTTCGATCCTCACCGAAGACCAACTCACGAAGCTCCGGGACGCTACTCAAAAGGCCACGGCGCTGGCCCGAGCCGGCAAATGGCCCAATGTCCGAACTCTTCCGAAGCAGTTTCCTCCGTGGCCAACTGCCACGCCAGAAGCACCACCCCAAGGCATCTGGGGGGTGCAGAGCATGATGCACCCTGATATGCCCAACAGCGACATCTTTGTCCAGACCTACTTCTCGGATGCCGTCATAGAGCCTACTAAGCAGCTTCTGCAATGCAGCGACAACGATCTCGTAATGGAATTGTTCAACCTGCTTGTCCGGCCGGACCAAGACTTCGAGCTCCGGTGGCACAGAGACGACATTCCGGCGACAGCCACCCCGGAACAAGAGCTGGACCGGCTCAATAAGCCGGCGTATTCGGCACAATGGAATCTAGCTCTTTACGACGATAACAGCCTCATTGTTGTCCCGGGTTCGCACACCAGGGCCAGAACAGACCTCGAGCGCAACGCGGATCCGTATGAGAAGGAAATTCCGAACCAACTGCTCGTCGAGCTGAAGGCGGGCGACATCGTCTTCTATAACAACAATATCCTGCACCGCGGCGCGTATGTCGCCAACAAGGAGCGCATGACACTGCACGGAAGCGCGGGTCACGTcaagggcagcagcctcCGAGCACGCAACGTGCTCCAACACGGGCTCAAGGACTGGGTGGACAGGGTCGACCTGGGTGCGTTgggcgagagggagagggcgagggccaAGAACATGCGGAGAATGCTGGTCGAGATGGGACATGAAGCGGGGGAAGTGGGATACTCTCTTGAGGGGTAA
- a CDS encoding Putative ribosomal protein mS38 — protein sequence MLPSSVRRVVASAPQAPIVASLSTSAPRAATATFTLQQRPGGHQRRWSSSSPSSPNNNGSKDIPGQGQSVHASTSSNSSSSKSNGEKRKRKSKDTAEREATQKLPSVPSTQHLSQEALGLSTFFSLHRPISVTHSMPKSVTEEAFAAIFKPRTKANKVTDVISTLSRTTDDLEGAMAKMTVASQEVDASGEPVQKIDLKHPDGSESSVYVQLNSMAGQFVPFRPPPAPEAMGATDAHAESAIEDSLDETPHHRVYKAMFTIEETTDADGQVQVLAHSPKIMQDEVPRSFLERMALRQMRFDEAQGHDTMQAISVKRQRKLKMKKKKYKKLMKRTRNLRRKLDRI from the exons ATGTTGCCCTCCTCGGTGCGGCGCGTGGTCGCCTCGGCACCACAGGCTCCTATCGTCGCCTCCCTCAGCACCTCCGCTCCGAGAGCGGCTACCGCGACCTTCACCCTTCAGCAGAGACCTGGCGGCCACCAGAGACGATGGTCCTCGTCAAGCCCCTCCAGCCCGAACAACAACGGCTCCAAGGACATCCCCGGCCAGGGCCAGTCCGTCCAtgcctcgacgtcgtccaactccagcagcagcaagtcCAACGGTGAGAAGCGGAAACGGAAGAGCAAGGACACCGCCGAGAGGGAGGCTACGCAGAAGTTGCCTAGCGTGCCCAGCACACAACACTTGTCTCAAGAGG CCCTGGGATTGTCAACCTTTTTCTCCCTGCATCGACCGATATCCGTGACCCACAGCATGCCCAAGTCGGTGACGGAAGAAGCCTTTGCCGCCATCTTCAAGCCCCGGACCAAGGCGAACAAGGTCACCGACGTCATCTCGACACTATCGAGGACGACTGAcgatctcgagggcgccatgGCCAAAATGACGGTCGCGAGCCAGGAGGTGGATGCGTCAGGCGAGCCGGTTCAGAAGATCGACCTCAAGCACCCCGATGGTAGCGAGTCGAGCGTCTACGTCCAGCTCAACTCCATGGCCGGACAGTTCGTGCCCTtccgcccccctcccgcGCCCGAGGCCATGGGCGCTACCGATGCGCATGCTGAGTCCGCCATTGAGGACTCGCTTGACGAGACCCCCCACCACCGCGTCTACAAGGCCATGTTCACCATCGAGGAGacgaccgacgccgacggccaggTCCAGGTGCTCGCCCACAGCCCCAAGATCATGCAGGACGAGGTCCCCCGCTCGTTTCTCGAGCGCATGGCCCTGCGCCAGATGAGGTTCGACGAGGCGCAAGGCCACGACACCATGCAGGCCATCAGCGTCAAGCGCCAACGCaagttgaagatgaagaagaagaagtatAAGAAGCTGATGAAGCGCACGCGCAACTTGCGCCGCAAGCTGGATAGAATATAA
- a CDS encoding Putative GNAT domain, Helicase domain, tRNA(Met) cytidine acetyltransferase TmcA, whose translation MVSLRRPQQACSRQLTPLPRQLRALSKMSSRKAVDQRIPNLIYNGLQEKKRSFFVVVGDHAKDVIVNLHYLMSQRDIKQNKSVLWAYKNKLLGFTSHRKKRENKIKKEIKRGTREANESDPFELFVSLHNIRYVYYKETEKVLGNTFGMCILQDFEAMTPNILARTIETVEGGGLVVLLLKGMTSLKQLYTMSMDIHSRYRTEAHDDVVARFNERFILSLGSCDSCLVIDDEMNVLPISGGKNVKGLPPADKDIVKTEAQQELEDMKEALQDTQPVGSLVTLAKTVDQAKALLTFVDAIAEKTLRSTVTLTAARGRGKSAAMGVAVAAAVAHGYSNIFITSPSPENLKTLFEFVFKGFDALGYADHADYSIIQSTNPDFNKAIVRVNIHRAHRQTIQYIRPQDAHVLGQAELVVIDEAAAIPLPLVRKLMGPYLVFMASTINGYEGTGRSLSLKLIKQLREQSRPGAKTKNDTEVADRTTGKTAKDQGSSHQASRSLREITLSEPIRYAQGDSVEKWLNKLLCLDATLPKAKASSQGCPDPSQCELLKVNRDTLFSFHPVPEKFLQQMVALYVASHYKNSPDDLQLMSDAPAHELYVLIAPTSDGKLPEPLCVIQVALEGKISRQSVINSLSRGQRPSGDLIPWLVSQQYQDDEFASLSGARVVRIATNPEYVSMGYGTKALQLLTEFYEQKFTNLSEDADLTMEETLPRVTDAELANTSLLADDVHIRDINKLPPLFARFSEIRPAALDYVGVSYGLTQQLHKFWKRASFAPVYLRQTANDLTGEHTCVMLRPLENTADQSWLGAFSRDFQRRFQSLLSYQFREFQSVVALSIDESANAGAKLDGTEPTALTKVELDRLLTPFDLKRLESYANNMLDYHVILDLVPTLASLYFTGKLKGDIKLTGVQQAILLAIGLQRKDMDIISQELSLPSSQLLAMFIKILRKITAHFGSLVNAAAEAELPRANTIGVSQENASGAHDDEVVDKRFAPLETSLEDELEEGGDEALAKLRKKQRELIDSLPLDQYEVDGDAPAWAEAEQAIKEGKSGVVSIKTGKSKRKAGPTAAEIYDEALGEKKSHKKAKKSKKDRD comes from the exons ATGGTAAGCTTGCGCCGACCTCAGCAAGCCTGTAGCCGCCAACTTACACCACTACCCCGCCAACTGCGAGCTCTTTCCAAGATGTCGTCGCGCAAGGCAGT AGACCAGCGGATCCCGAATCTCATTTACAACGGCttgcaggagaagaagcgaaGCTTCTTTGTCGTTGTCGGAGACCATGCCAAGGATGTCATTGTGAACCTCCACTACTTGATGTCCCAGCGAGACATCAAGCAGAACAAGTCTGTCCTGTGGGCGTACAAGAACAAGCTCCTGGGCTTCACCAG TCACCGTAAGAAGCGCGAGAACAAGATCAAAAAGGAGATCAAGCGCGGCACCCGCGAAGCCAACGAGTCCGACCCCTTCGAGCTTTTCGTATCCCTTCACAACATCCGATATGTCTACTATAAGGAGACCGAGAAGGTGCTCGGAAACACCTTTGGCATGTGCATTCTGCAAGACTTCGAGGCCATGACACCGAACATCCTGGCGAGAACGATTGAGACGGTCGAGGGTGGCGGTCTGGTCGTCCTCCTGCTCAAGGGTATGACCAGCTTGAAGCAGCTGTACACCATGTCCATGGACATCCACTCGCGATACCGGACAGAGGCGCACGACGACGTTGTTGCCCGTTTCAACGAGCGCTTCATCCTCTCCCTGGGAAGCTGCGACTCTTgtctcgtcatcgacgacgaaaTGAACGTCCTACCCATCTCGGGCGGCAAGAACGTCAAGGGActgccgccggccgacaAGGACATTGTCAAGACGGAAGCGCAGCAGGAATTGGAGGACATGAAGGAGGCCCTACAAGATACCCAACCAGTCGGCTCCCTGGTTACCCTTGCGAAGACGGTCGACCAGGCCAAGGCGCTGCTGACCTTTGtggacgccatcgccgagaaAACCCTGAGAAGCACGGTGACCTTGACTGCCGCCAGAGGACGTGGAAAGTCTGCGGCCATGGGTGTGGCTGTTGCGGCTGCTGTAGCACACGGCTACAGCAATATCTTCATCACTTCCCCCTCGCCCGAGAACCTGAAGACTCTCTTCGAGTTCGTCTTCAAGGGCTTTGATGCGCTCGGCTACGCTGATCACGCCGATTACTCCATCATCCAGTCCACGAACCCTGACTTCAACAAGGCCATCGTCAGAGTCAACATTCACCGGGCGCATCGCCAGACGATCCAGTACATCAGACCCCAGGATGCTCACGTTCTGGGCCAGGCAGAGCTGGTCGTCATCgatgaggccgccgccatcccctTACCCCTGGTCCGCAAGCTCATGGGCCCTTACCTGGTCTTCATGGCCTCCACCATCAACGGTTACGAGGGCACCGGACGTTCGTTGTCGCTGAAGCTGATCAAGCAGCTGAGGGAGCAGTCAAGACCTGGTGCGAAGACCAAGAACGACACAGAGGTTGCTGACCGCACCACgggcaagacggccaaggaTCAGGGCTCAAGCCACCAGGCCAGCCGCTCTCTTCGCGAGATCACCCTGTCGGAACCCATCAGATACGCCCAGGGCGACTCCGTCGAAAAGTGGTTGAACAAGCTTCTGTGTCTGGATGCCACCCTCCCTAAGGCCAAAGCCAGCAGCCAAGGCTGCCCGGACCCGTCCCAGTGCGAGCTGCTGAAAGTCAACCGCGATaccctcttctctttccaCCCTGTCCCTGAGAAGTTCCTGCAGCAGATGGTGGCTCTCTACGTCGCCAGCCACTACAAGAACTCCCCCGACGACCTCCAACTGATGAGTGACGCCCCCGCTCACGAGCTTTACGTGCTCATTGCGCCGACATCAGACGGAAAGCTTCCCGAGCCCCTCTGTGTCATCCAGGTTGCCTTGGAAGGTAAGATCAGCAGACAAAGCGTCATCAACAGCCTGAGCAGAGGACAACGGCCTTCCGGCGATTTGATCCCCTGGCTCGTGAGCCAGCAGTACCAGGACGATGAGTTCGCCTCCCTGTCCGGTGCGCGTGTCGTGAGGATAGCCACGAACCCGGAGTACGTGTCGATGGGATACGGCACCAAGGCTCTGCAACTGCTCACCGAATTTTACGAGCAAAAGTTCACCAATCTGTCCGAGGATGCCGATCTTACCATGGAGGAGACGCTGCCGAGGGTGACGGATGCGGAGCTGGCCAACACATCCCTGCTCGCAGACGATGTCCACATCAGAGACATCAATAAGCTGCCACCGCTGTTTGCGAGATTCTCTGAAATCAGACCCGCCGCTCTGGACTACGTCGGTGTCAGCTACGGCTTGACACAGCAGCTCCACAAGTTCTGGAAACGTGCCTCATTTGCCCCCGTCTACCTTAGGCAAACGGCCAACGACCTGACGGGCGAGCACACGTGCGTCATGCTCCGGCCTCTGGAGAACACCGCAGACCAATCGTGGCTCGGCGCCTTCTCGAGAGATTTCCAGCGGCGGTTCCAGTCGCTGCTCTCGTACCAGTTCCGAGAGTTCCAGTCTGTGGTTGCGCTCAGCATCGACGAGTcggccaacgccggcgcGAAGCTCGATGGCACTGAGCCTACGGCTCTGACCaaggtcgagctcgacagGCTCCTGACACCTTTCGACCTGAAGCGTCTCGAGTCTTACGCCAACAATATGTTAGACTACCACGTCATCCTTGACCTCGTCCCTACCCTGGCCAGCCTGTACTTCACGGGCAAGCTCAAGGGCGATATCAAGTTGACGGGTGTTCAGCAGGCTATTCTGTTGGCCATCGGTCTGCAAAGGAAGGATATGGATATCATCTCCCAGGAGCTGTCTCTCCCGTCTTCGCAACTTCTGGCTATGTTCATCAAGATTCTGCGCAAGATCACGGCCCACTTTGGCAGCTTGGTcaacgctgccgccgaggccgagctgccCAGGGCCAATACCATTGGTGTCAGCCAGGAGAATGCGTCGGGCGCgcatgacgacgaggttgtgGACAAGAGATTTGCTCCGCTTGAGACGTctctcgaggacgagctcgaaGAGGGAGGCGACGAGGCTCTGGCCAAGCTGCGGAAGAAGCAGCGTGAGCTTATCGACTCCCTTCCCCTCGACCA ATATgaagtcgacggcgatgctcCCGCATGGGCAGAGGCAGAgcaggccatcaaggagggcaagTCGGGGGTTGTCAGCATCAAGACGGGCAAGTCAAAGCGCAAGGCGGgaccgacggcggcggagataTACGACGAGGCCCTTGGGGAGAAGAAGTCTCACAAGAAGGCTaagaagtccaagaaggACAGAGACTAA